The Streptomyces halobius genomic interval CGCGAGGCGCGCCGAACCGCTGGCCGAAGGGTGAGCGGAGCGGTGATAGTTGAGCCACGCCCGACCGCCCCGTACCCGCGCACCCGCTGACCCGGCCCGCATCCTCGTACCCGATCGCACGCATCCGACTGGGGGACTCTCACGATGACCAGCTCCGCGCCCCGGCGCACCGTCCTGGCGGCAGCGCTCGCCGTCGCGGCGGGCGCTGCCACCCCCTTGGCGATGGCCGCCGACACCTCCCGCGGGGCTGCCGGGGGCACCGGCGCCCCGCCTGAAAACACCACCCCGGGCGCTTCCGTGCGCCGGTCGAAGAGCTACGTGGACTATCACGCCTGGACCACCGCGACCGACTGGAGCCGGGGCACCGGCAAGGGCACCGCCGTCGTGGACGGCCCGCGCCCCGGTGTCTGCATCGCTCGCCCCGTCGGCACCGTCGACTACCAAGACCCGCACACCCACAAGACCACCACCTGGGAGTACGCCACCTGGACCTCCCCGGTGCACCGGCTGAAGCCCCCCGCCACCGAGGCCGTCGCCTCCTGGAACGCGCACGCCCCGGCCGGCACCTGGATCGCCGTCGAGCTGCGCGGCACCTACAGCGACGGCGGTCGCACTCCGTGGTACGTGATGGGCCGCTGGGCCGCCGGGGACGGGGACATCCGCCGCACCTCGGTCGACGACCAGAAGGACGGCAGGAGCAGCATCTCCACCGACACCCTCGCCGTCGACGACCCGGCGAGCGGCCTGCGCCTGGTCTCGTACCAGCTGCGGCTGACCCTCCACCGCAAGCCGGGCAGCGGGCTCACCCCCACCGTCTGGCGGCTGGGCGCGATGGGCTCGGACGTCCCGGACCGCTTCGAGGTGCCGGCCTCCGAGCCGGGTGTCGGCGCCGGCTGCGAACTGGCCGTCCCCCGCTACTCCCAGGAGATCCACAAGGGCCAGTACCCGGAGTACGACAACGGCGGCGAAGCCTGGTGCAGCCCCACCTCGTCCCAGATGATCATCGAGTACTGGGGCCGCGCGCCCACCCCCGAGGACCTCGCCTGGGTCAACCCCGACTACGCCGACCCACAGGTCTGCCACGCCGCCCGCTTCACCTACGACTACCAGTACGAGGGCTGCGGCAACTGGCCCTTCAACGCCGCCTACGCCGCGACGTACCGGGGCCTCCAGGGCGTGGTCACCCGGCTGAACTCGCTGAGCGAAGCCGAGGCCCTCGTCCACGCCGGGATTCCGCTCATCACCTCCCAGTCCTTCGTGAAGGGGGAGCTGGACGGCGCGGGATACGGCACGCCCGGCCACATCATGACCGTCATCGGCTTCACCGGGAACGGCGACGTCATCGCCAACGATCCGAACTCGCCGACCAATGAGGCGGTCCGGCACGTCTACAAGCGGCGGCAGTTCGAGAACATCTGGCTGCGGACGAAGCGCTACGACGAAAAAGGCCAGGTCACAAGCGGTACGGGGGGCGTCTGCTACCTCTACTTCCCGGTGAAGTCAGCACCAAGTCAGCACCGCGTCCTGCGGGAGCTGGGGATCCTGTAGCGGATCAAGCCGCCAGGCCCACCGACAGCTCCTCTGGCAGGTAGCCCTCGAAGGTCGCCGCCACCACCTGACGGCAGCGCTCGCGGCCGTCCTGGGTGAGGTGACCGTAGCGGTCGACCGTGACCTTGATGGACCGGTGCCCCAGCCACCGGGACACCTCGTGAATGGACACTCCATTCGTCAAGGTCACGGTCGCCCATTTATGCCTCAGGTCATGAGGCTTGTATTCCCTGAGCCCCAGCCGCTTGATGGTCCGATCCCAGGAAGCGCGGACAAGCCCTGGATACGTCATCCCTCCCTGCTGGTTCAGAATGGGGAACCGATCAGCGAAGGCAGCGAAGTATTCCGGTACCGGTACGTCGCGCCATTCACCCTCTTTCCGGTGCTTCAAGGGCGCGTATCGCGCCACGTAGGGTCCGTCCCTACCCCGATACCGGACGACCTGGCGCCGCAGGCGTAGCATGCCGTCCTGAAAATCCTCGGGAAAAACGCCAAGTGATTCGCCGATACGCAGACCGCCGCAAGCCATCAGCCACACAGTAGGTTCCAAGCGCGGTCCGATGGTGTGCGCTATAGCCTTGATCTCTTCGAGACTCGGAAGGCTCCGCTCATCGACCGGAACCACCGAGTTATCAGGCTTCTCCGCTTCCTTGACCGGGTTGTTGGCTATGCGCTTATGGCGCACGGCATGGGAGAATAGCGACGACAGCGCGATGCTGCGTGCGTCGATCGTATTGGGCTTGGCCCCGCCCTTCGCCCACCGAGCGTACAGCTCCTCCACGTCGGCTGCCGTGACCTGAGCGATCGTCTTGCGGCCCAGGTGCGGCAGGACGTGGAGCCGCAGGATGCGCTCGTATGACTCAAGGGTGCCGTCCGACATAACCACCGCATTGAGCCAGTCATCCGCATAGCGGCGCAGGGGCACTTTTCCAGCGGTCGGGTCGACGTATGTGTTCTCGCGTTTGTCGTTCTCAACCTTGGTGGCGAAGTCCACCGCGTCCTTCTTGCGGTCGAATGACTTCTGGCGCTGCTGAGCGCTACGCCCGCCGGGCTCGCGGTAGCGAACAACCCAACGCTTTCCGGGTGCATCAGCGCCCTTGTCCAGGACCGTAGCCAAAACCACACCAATCCATCCGAGCGTTCCCGACGGGTCTTCCCGGCAGGGTGTGTTGTTGTAGCTCGGAATTCCGGCCGCGCCAAATCTGGGCTGCGGGGGAGATTTTTGCTACGTGGCCCCCGTCAGGGGACTTCGACTGCAGCATTGACGAGGTCTCGTGGGCCGGCCGCCACGTGCCAGCTCACAGCCAGAGCGGGCTGAAACCTCGCGACTGACTCGCGCGTTGCTCCCTGAGGAGTGAGGCGATGAAGTACTTCGAGGCCGAGTCGGTGAGTTGAGATTCCAGGAGCTCTGATTCGCCTCCGACTGCGCTACTGGTGGGTCGGTGGTCCTGAATGCGTGGATTTGACCTCACAGCGTGATTCCGGCTCCCCGAGGGCTGGCCCCTGTCGGCGCGGAGGTCAGTGGATGGCCCAGCTCTTTGTACGGTCGCCGCGTTTCAGGGTGTCCAGTCGGAAGGTGAGCTGGGCAGCCGCCTCCGGGTCGCCCACGTCGGCGCGGCGGATGAAGGAGCCGAGCGTGTGGAGGTCCCGTAGCTCGGTGAGGACGGAGAGCCCTGGCCAGTCAGTGAGGTCGTAGCCGTATGCGTCGGAGAAGGCGCGCAGCTGGGCCGTGGTGCGACCGAAGCGGACGCCCTGGAAGGTGTTGGCCAGGTCGGTCTCCCGGGGGCCGATCGCCGCTTCGTCCCAGTCGCCGAGCCTGGCGACGGTACCGTCCCAGAGCGTGTTGCCTGGGTAGGCGTCACCGTGGACCAATCCCTGGCCGAGGGGGAAGTCGAGCCGCGCGTAGGTGTCCAGGAGTTCGTCGGAGCGGGCCAGTATCCACTCGCGATCGCTGGGCGCAAGGACGGTGCTGAACTCGACGACAGGGCGCAGAGTCAGATGGGGGCGATAGGCGGGCAGGTCGATAGGGGGCTCAGGGAGCCGATGCAGCAGGTTGAGCAGGCGGCCAAGATGTTCCGGGCCAGGGGGCGTACCGTCGGGCTGCGGGTAGTGCCGCCACAGGGTGATCACGTATCCGTGGACGTCCAAGGGCTGCGATACGTCGAGCGACTCGGTGACCTCAAGCCCCTGGCCGGCCAGCCAGCGGGTGAGGCCGATGGCTCGTTGAAGCGAGGCACGCTGCTCGACCCGGCTGACTCGGACAACGGCGTCGGCATGGGGCAGGAAATAGACGAAGGTGGCATGGGTACGCAGGGGTGAGATGCCGCGTGCCGAAAGCCCCCAGACCTTGCAGGCTCGTTGAGCGGCGCCTTGGGGCGTAAGAGATGTCGTGGTCATCGCTCCGACCGTAGCGCGCCCGTGCCGTCGATGACTTGGTAGCCGTGAATGAGGTCCGCCAGCTGCCCGATGGTCCGGTTGCCCTTGAGGTCGGTTCGGCGCACGAGACTGCTGAGCCGATCCATGGCGCTGCCGAGCTGGCGGATGCGCATCTGCGGGGGCAGGTCCAGTACATGCTGGAGGGCGGTTGTCGCCCCGGCGGGGTCCCCCTGGAGGATGCCCGTGGTGATCAGATCGATATGAGCCAGAGCCTCATCCCCGTACGAGCGTTCTTCTCTCGGTCCGCTGCGATAGGCCGCAATGGCCTCGGTGGAGTGCTGGTGGGCTTCCTCGTACTTCCCGAGGAGCGTGTAAGTGCCGCCGAGGTAGTAATCCTGCTTCGCGAG includes:
- a CDS encoding peptidase C39 family protein, translating into MTSSAPRRTVLAAALAVAAGAATPLAMAADTSRGAAGGTGAPPENTTPGASVRRSKSYVDYHAWTTATDWSRGTGKGTAVVDGPRPGVCIARPVGTVDYQDPHTHKTTTWEYATWTSPVHRLKPPATEAVASWNAHAPAGTWIAVELRGTYSDGGRTPWYVMGRWAAGDGDIRRTSVDDQKDGRSSISTDTLAVDDPASGLRLVSYQLRLTLHRKPGSGLTPTVWRLGAMGSDVPDRFEVPASEPGVGAGCELAVPRYSQEIHKGQYPEYDNGGEAWCSPTSSQMIIEYWGRAPTPEDLAWVNPDYADPQVCHAARFTYDYQYEGCGNWPFNAAYAATYRGLQGVVTRLNSLSEAEALVHAGIPLITSQSFVKGELDGAGYGTPGHIMTVIGFTGNGDVIANDPNSPTNEAVRHVYKRRQFENIWLRTKRYDEKGQVTSGTGGVCYLYFPVKSAPSQHRVLRELGIL
- a CDS encoding tyrosine-type recombinase/integrase, which produces MATVLDKGADAPGKRWVVRYREPGGRSAQQRQKSFDRKKDAVDFATKVENDKRENTYVDPTAGKVPLRRYADDWLNAVVMSDGTLESYERILRLHVLPHLGRKTIAQVTAADVEELYARWAKGGAKPNTIDARSIALSSLFSHAVRHKRIANNPVKEAEKPDNSVVPVDERSLPSLEEIKAIAHTIGPRLEPTVWLMACGGLRIGESLGVFPEDFQDGMLRLRRQVVRYRGRDGPYVARYAPLKHRKEGEWRDVPVPEYFAAFADRFPILNQQGGMTYPGLVRASWDRTIKRLGLREYKPHDLRHKWATVTLTNGVSIHEVSRWLGHRSIKVTVDRYGHLTQDGRERCRQVVAATFEGYLPEELSVGLAA
- a CDS encoding phosphotransferase enzyme family protein; this translates as MTTTSLTPQGAAQRACKVWGLSARGISPLRTHATFVYFLPHADAVVRVSRVEQRASLQRAIGLTRWLAGQGLEVTESLDVSQPLDVHGYVITLWRHYPQPDGTPPGPEHLGRLLNLLHRLPEPPIDLPAYRPHLTLRPVVEFSTVLAPSDREWILARSDELLDTYARLDFPLGQGLVHGDAYPGNTLWDGTVARLGDWDEAAIGPRETDLANTFQGVRFGRTTAQLRAFSDAYGYDLTDWPGLSVLTELRDLHTLGSFIRRADVGDPEAAAQLTFRLDTLKRGDRTKSWAIH